One window from the genome of Pyxidicoccus xibeiensis encodes:
- a CDS encoding YtxH domain-containing protein, which yields MTSKTLLAVTLGALVLGVGCHRNTKESAKSDVERAADKTEDAAENAGDKVEEAAEEAGDKIEDATDN from the coding sequence ATGACGAGCAAGACGCTGCTGGCCGTGACGCTGGGGGCCCTGGTGCTGGGCGTGGGCTGCCACCGCAACACCAAGGAGAGCGCCAAGAGCGACGTGGAGCGCGCCGCGGACAAGACCGAGGACGCGGCCGAGAATGCCGGCGACAAGGTGGAGGAGGCGGCCGAGGAGGCCGGCGACAAGATCGAGGACGCGACCGACAACTAG
- a CDS encoding YqgE/AlgH family protein, translating to MKSFAPRHPVALLLASALVVLVVLPRLIDTLKQGDAAPLAPGVLLVARPGGVGDTFHQTVVLLLEAGGARTWGLVLNRARLPGGGPLPSGVDRWGGPVHPEHRLTVCPSDGAPGRAHRVLDGLSWYEGPREGEAAGGPALTFAGVAAWAPGQLEEELARGAWWVVEAEARTVFTAPDLLWAEHAARRL from the coding sequence GTGAAGAGCTTCGCGCCGCGCCATCCGGTGGCCCTGCTGCTCGCCAGCGCGCTGGTGGTGCTGGTGGTGCTGCCACGCCTCATCGACACGCTCAAGCAAGGTGACGCGGCGCCGCTGGCCCCGGGCGTCCTGCTGGTGGCGCGGCCGGGCGGCGTGGGCGACACCTTCCACCAGACGGTGGTGCTGCTGCTGGAGGCCGGCGGAGCGCGTACGTGGGGGCTCGTCCTCAACCGCGCGCGGCTCCCCGGCGGTGGGCCGCTGCCGTCCGGCGTGGACCGCTGGGGCGGGCCCGTCCACCCCGAGCACCGGCTGACGGTGTGCCCCAGCGACGGGGCTCCCGGGCGGGCGCACCGCGTCCTCGACGGCCTGTCCTGGTACGAGGGCCCACGCGAGGGCGAAGCAGCAGGGGGCCCGGCGCTCACCTTCGCCGGGGTGGCGGCCTGGGCGCCCGGCCAGCTCGAGGAGGAGCTGGCCCGGGGCGCGTGGTGGGTGGTGGAGGCCGAGGCGCGGACCGTGTTCACCGCGCCCGACCTGCTGTGGGCGGAGCATGCCGCGCGGCGCCTGTGA
- a CDS encoding MBL fold metallo-hydrolase yields MAKVRLRWGRIVGLLVLAALLTGVGKLLTAELPPAPETARAAPDLSALPPVEVCWLELSRSDVWGQLGTAGLTRTKTWKNTASGLLVRHPEGDVLIDAGYSPNVREEIQRRPPLQRFFNSMALRGTRDETPLSAALQRVGATPEGLKWFIPSHAHLDHLGGMVELRQVPVLVSPEEEALIRDWRHRKEVYPEHAQAVEGRMTAMAFQPKPYENFGESFDVFGDGVVVVARLPGHTPGSIATFVNLSPTRRLVHVGDTVSLTESIERRLPKSTVLQLFTDTDPDTAGASVARLAQLHVLAPELHFLPAHDRDAWEEFFGGAPGCVKAR; encoded by the coding sequence ATGGCGAAGGTCAGGCTGCGCTGGGGACGCATCGTGGGGCTGCTCGTGCTGGCGGCCCTGCTCACGGGGGTGGGGAAGCTGCTGACGGCGGAGCTGCCTCCCGCGCCGGAGACCGCGCGCGCCGCGCCAGACCTGTCGGCGCTGCCTCCGGTGGAGGTGTGCTGGCTGGAGCTGTCGCGCAGTGACGTGTGGGGCCAGCTCGGCACGGCGGGCCTCACCCGCACGAAGACGTGGAAGAACACGGCCTCCGGCCTGCTGGTGCGGCATCCCGAGGGCGACGTGCTCATCGACGCGGGCTACAGCCCGAACGTGCGTGAGGAAATCCAGCGCAGGCCGCCGCTCCAGCGCTTCTTCAACAGCATGGCCCTGAGGGGGACGCGCGACGAGACGCCGCTGTCCGCGGCGCTCCAGCGAGTCGGGGCCACGCCCGAGGGGCTGAAGTGGTTCATCCCGTCCCATGCGCACCTGGACCACCTGGGCGGCATGGTGGAGCTGCGGCAGGTGCCCGTGCTGGTGTCGCCCGAAGAGGAGGCGCTCATCCGGGACTGGCGGCATCGGAAGGAGGTCTACCCGGAGCACGCCCAGGCGGTGGAGGGGCGGATGACGGCGATGGCCTTCCAGCCGAAGCCGTACGAGAACTTCGGCGAGAGCTTCGACGTCTTCGGAGACGGCGTGGTGGTGGTGGCGCGGCTTCCGGGGCACACCCCGGGCAGCATCGCCACCTTCGTGAACCTGTCGCCCACGCGGCGGCTGGTGCACGTGGGCGACACCGTCAGCCTCACGGAGTCCATCGAGCGGCGCCTGCCCAAGAGCACGGTGCTCCAGCTCTTCACGGACACGGACCCGGACACGGCGGGCGCCTCGGTGGCCCGGCTCGCGCAGCTCCACGTGCTGGCTCCCGAGCTGCACTTCCTCCCGGCGCATGACCGCGACGCGTGGGAGGAGTTCTTCGGCGGCGCCCCCGGCTGCGTGAAGGCCCGGTAG
- a CDS encoding RNase H family protein: protein MESRFTLVFADGACSGNPGPGGWGTLIVTPDGAVTELGGHEPETTNNRMELTAVGKALRHLEKTPGPLHIHTDSTYVIQGITKWAFGWSKRGWKTAEGGEVANAIYWKRLMALLAQRRQTFSDDDAKVEWRYVRGHVGVPGNERVDEIAVAFSKRRSVQLYVGPLQGYDVAVHDLPEDMSLPAEKPRQKEAAKAYSYLSEVGRSVKRHATWAACERRVKGVAGARFKKSKSPEDEARILEEWGVKPQDVQAED from the coding sequence ATGGAGAGCCGCTTCACCCTGGTCTTCGCCGACGGCGCATGCTCCGGCAATCCCGGCCCCGGAGGCTGGGGCACCCTCATCGTCACCCCCGACGGCGCGGTGACGGAGCTGGGCGGCCATGAGCCGGAGACCACCAACAACCGGATGGAGCTGACCGCCGTGGGCAAGGCGCTGCGCCACCTGGAGAAGACTCCCGGACCGCTGCACATCCACACGGACTCCACCTACGTCATCCAGGGCATCACCAAGTGGGCCTTCGGCTGGAGCAAGCGCGGCTGGAAGACCGCCGAGGGTGGCGAGGTGGCCAATGCCATCTACTGGAAGCGGCTGATGGCGCTGCTCGCCCAGCGGCGGCAGACGTTCTCCGACGACGACGCCAAGGTGGAGTGGCGGTACGTGCGCGGGCACGTCGGCGTGCCCGGCAACGAGCGCGTGGACGAGATTGCCGTCGCCTTCTCCAAGCGCAGGAGCGTGCAGCTCTACGTGGGCCCTCTCCAGGGGTACGACGTGGCCGTGCACGACCTGCCCGAGGACATGTCCCTTCCCGCGGAGAAGCCCCGGCAGAAGGAGGCCGCCAAGGCCTACTCCTACCTGAGCGAGGTGGGCCGCAGCGTGAAGCGCCACGCCACCTGGGCCGCGTGCGAGCGCCGCGTGAAGGGCGTCGCGGGCGCCCGCTTCAAGAAGTCGAAGAGCCCCGAGGACGAGGCCCGCATCCTGGAGGAATGGGGCGTGAAACCCCAGGACGTCCAGGCGGAGGACTGA
- a CDS encoding ATP-binding protein, with the protein MGDVLQLLALPVAGTARVLSGHEPPAADDSRLAAPPSGTVALVFTDVQGSTRLWERCGGSMRAALEVHDRVLRTLLAGGRGYEVKTQGDSFMVAFPTVLEALRWCLEAQEALLRAPWPAEILAQPEAAEEQGPRGLLHRGLRVRMGVHVGEPECRVDERTGRMDYLGRMVNVASRVTSAGHGGQVLVSGGAWAQAALAVEALGRPAVRPLGAFRLKGIDDAVALVEVLPASLVDRRFGAPRAPRDRQGNVPVAREGLVGRSAELGTLRRWFTEGARLVTVLGPGGMGKTRLATHFGALELESGAWEGGVWLCELAEAQTADALCHAVGQALGVALRRDADPTEPVERLGRALGDCGDVLVILDNLEQAVRHVPATVGRWMALAPRARFVTTSREALRLPGERLLDLTPLAVPEEGASRLEEIARSDAVRLFVQRAREARGEFELTAEDAPRVADIVRQLDGIALAIELAAARMGLLSVSQLRERLPRRFELLRGGRRDASARQATLRGAIDWSWNLLEPAERAALAQCSVFRGGFTLEAAEAVLALPPDAPDVLDVLQSLRSKSLLRLLETEEPGAEPRLGQYESIRQYAAAKLPEVGGEEALAERHADWYLALARGLREQVRSPGGAGALRRLALERENLLGACDNALAVSPATARSVERALEALVALEPEVVTRGPVSLLLTRLDSALMMAGNVAVAPLLAAEALAVRGRVFLEAGHLDSARRDLEGARSALRVQEAVAGEKRVLVDLSIVARHEGDVQRAWALVREAGRLPSGDDAWLEAYAVGNLGLVEQARCGAESAIPHLRAAQVLFRDVGDVTFEVGFITNCAVAIGDAGRAREALVLLEEAMTRAASVGDRAGHALARLNLGCFLLEEGRPQDACEHLLAAGRMGRQLGQRLLEGTALGELGRAELALGALEDAWARLSEAVTGLGKVSRAQALRFAVHRAAVEAFLGDPAASEATFVVLEGAPELREDAVLRELTSLLRAAVDVAEALSVPVDLPRAQQFLELARKRMERARCAPPESASSDLRGALRFLEAMQRPLMLELGAGASPGLATE; encoded by the coding sequence ATGGGTGATGTCTTGCAATTGCTGGCACTTCCCGTGGCGGGCACCGCGAGGGTCCTCTCCGGCCATGAGCCCCCCGCGGCGGACGACTCGCGGCTGGCCGCGCCTCCCAGCGGCACGGTGGCGCTCGTCTTCACCGACGTGCAGGGCTCCACGCGCCTGTGGGAGCGGTGCGGTGGAAGCATGCGCGCCGCGCTGGAGGTGCATGACCGGGTGCTGCGCACGCTGCTGGCCGGAGGCCGCGGCTATGAGGTGAAGACGCAGGGCGACTCCTTCATGGTGGCCTTCCCCACGGTGCTGGAGGCGCTGCGCTGGTGCCTGGAGGCGCAGGAAGCGCTGCTGCGCGCGCCCTGGCCGGCGGAAATCCTGGCGCAGCCGGAGGCGGCGGAGGAGCAGGGCCCTCGCGGGCTCCTGCACCGCGGGCTGCGCGTGCGCATGGGCGTGCACGTGGGCGAGCCCGAGTGCCGCGTCGACGAGCGCACCGGCCGGATGGACTACCTGGGCCGCATGGTGAACGTGGCGTCGCGGGTGACGTCGGCGGGCCATGGCGGGCAGGTGCTGGTGAGCGGCGGGGCGTGGGCCCAGGCCGCGCTGGCGGTGGAGGCGCTGGGGCGGCCCGCGGTGCGTCCGCTGGGGGCGTTCCGGCTGAAGGGCATCGACGACGCGGTGGCGCTGGTGGAGGTGCTGCCTGCGTCGCTGGTGGACCGGCGCTTCGGCGCGCCCCGGGCGCCGCGTGACAGGCAGGGCAACGTGCCCGTGGCGCGCGAGGGGCTGGTGGGCCGGAGCGCGGAGCTGGGCACGCTGCGGCGCTGGTTCACGGAGGGCGCGCGGCTCGTCACCGTGCTGGGGCCGGGCGGCATGGGCAAGACGCGGCTGGCCACGCACTTCGGCGCGCTGGAGCTGGAGTCCGGGGCCTGGGAGGGCGGCGTCTGGCTGTGCGAGCTGGCGGAGGCGCAGACGGCGGACGCGCTCTGCCACGCGGTGGGCCAGGCGCTGGGCGTGGCGCTGCGGCGGGACGCAGACCCCACGGAGCCGGTGGAGCGGCTGGGGCGCGCGCTGGGGGACTGCGGTGACGTGCTCGTCATCCTCGACAACCTGGAGCAGGCGGTGCGGCACGTGCCGGCCACGGTGGGGCGGTGGATGGCGCTGGCGCCTCGGGCGCGCTTCGTCACCACCTCGCGCGAGGCGCTGCGCCTGCCGGGGGAGCGCCTGCTGGACCTGACGCCGCTGGCGGTGCCGGAGGAGGGGGCGTCGCGGCTGGAGGAGATTGCGCGCTCGGATGCGGTGCGCCTGTTCGTGCAGCGGGCACGCGAGGCGCGGGGTGAGTTCGAGCTGACGGCGGAGGACGCGCCGCGGGTGGCGGACATCGTGCGCCAGCTGGACGGAATCGCCCTGGCGATAGAGCTGGCGGCGGCGCGCATGGGCCTGCTGAGCGTGAGCCAGCTGCGCGAGCGGCTGCCGCGCCGCTTCGAGCTGCTGCGCGGAGGCCGGCGGGACGCCAGCGCACGGCAGGCCACGCTGCGAGGCGCCATCGACTGGTCCTGGAACCTGCTGGAGCCGGCCGAGCGCGCCGCGCTGGCGCAGTGCTCGGTGTTCCGGGGCGGCTTCACGCTGGAGGCGGCGGAGGCGGTGCTGGCGCTTCCTCCGGATGCGCCGGACGTGCTGGACGTGCTCCAGTCGCTGCGCTCCAAGTCGCTGCTGCGGCTGCTGGAGACGGAGGAGCCCGGCGCGGAGCCCCGGCTGGGGCAGTACGAGAGCATCCGCCAGTACGCCGCCGCGAAGCTGCCGGAGGTGGGAGGGGAGGAGGCGCTCGCGGAGCGGCACGCGGACTGGTACCTGGCGCTGGCCCGCGGGCTGCGCGAGCAGGTGCGGAGCCCTGGCGGGGCAGGGGCGCTGCGCCGCCTGGCGCTGGAGCGGGAGAACCTCCTGGGCGCGTGTGACAACGCGCTGGCGGTGTCGCCCGCGACGGCGCGCTCGGTGGAGCGGGCGCTGGAGGCGCTGGTGGCGCTGGAGCCGGAGGTCGTCACGCGCGGGCCGGTGAGCCTGCTGCTGACGCGGCTGGACTCGGCGCTGATGATGGCGGGCAACGTCGCCGTGGCGCCGCTGCTGGCCGCCGAGGCGCTGGCCGTGCGCGGGCGTGTGTTCCTGGAGGCGGGACACCTGGACTCGGCGCGCAGGGACCTGGAGGGCGCCCGCTCCGCGCTGCGGGTGCAGGAGGCGGTGGCGGGGGAGAAGCGCGTGCTGGTGGACCTGTCCATCGTCGCCCGCCACGAGGGGGACGTGCAGCGCGCCTGGGCGCTGGTGCGGGAGGCGGGGCGGCTGCCGTCGGGGGACGACGCGTGGCTGGAGGCCTACGCGGTGGGGAACCTGGGGCTCGTGGAGCAGGCGCGGTGTGGCGCGGAGTCGGCCATCCCCCACCTGCGCGCCGCGCAGGTGCTGTTCCGCGACGTGGGAGACGTGACGTTCGAGGTGGGCTTCATCACCAACTGCGCGGTGGCCATTGGTGACGCGGGCCGCGCGCGGGAGGCGCTGGTGCTGCTGGAGGAGGCGATGACTCGCGCGGCCAGCGTGGGTGACCGGGCGGGGCATGCGCTGGCGCGCCTCAACCTGGGCTGCTTCCTGCTGGAGGAGGGCCGGCCGCAGGACGCGTGCGAGCACCTGCTGGCGGCGGGCCGCATGGGGCGTCAGCTGGGGCAGCGGCTGCTGGAGGGCACGGCGCTGGGCGAGCTGGGACGCGCGGAGCTGGCGCTCGGCGCGCTGGAGGACGCCTGGGCGCGGCTGTCGGAGGCGGTGACGGGGCTGGGCAAGGTGTCACGCGCGCAGGCGCTGCGCTTCGCCGTGCACCGGGCCGCGGTGGAGGCCTTCCTGGGAGACCCGGCCGCGTCCGAGGCGACCTTCGTGGTGTTGGAGGGCGCGCCCGAGCTGCGGGAGGACGCGGTGCTGCGCGAGCTGACGTCGCTGCTGCGCGCGGCGGTGGACGTGGCGGAGGCCCTCTCGGTGCCGGTGGATCTGCCTCGGGCACAGCAGTTCCTCGAGCTGGCGCGCAAGCGCATGGAGCGGGCCCGCTGCGCACCGCCGGAGTCCGCCTCGTCCGACCTGCGTGGGGCGCTGCGCTTCCTGGAGGCCATGCAGCGCCCGCTCATGCTGGAGCTGGGCGCCGGTGCTTCCCCGGGGCTCGCCACGGAGTGA
- a CDS encoding HAD family hydrolase, protein MRPDDSRGILFDLDGTLVDSLPDIIDSFLHGFTHLGLAAPAYAQVRALIGQPLDVMYQQFAPEHVPALCAAYREHYPRNFLNRSRVFPGVEQVLRTLRERGYLLAVATTKRSDMARRFVDALGLGPVLHHVQGTDGFPHKPAPDVLHRALAALGTRGLWMVGDTTLDLRAGQAAGLRTYGVTWGTHSQEELASATPDELQPDLERLLSHLPPRG, encoded by the coding sequence GTGCGCCCTGACGACTCCCGTGGAATCCTCTTCGACCTCGACGGCACGCTGGTGGACTCGCTGCCGGACATCATCGACAGCTTCCTTCATGGCTTCACGCACCTGGGACTGGCCGCGCCCGCATATGCGCAGGTGCGGGCCCTCATCGGCCAGCCGCTGGACGTGATGTACCAGCAGTTCGCGCCCGAGCACGTGCCGGCCCTGTGCGCGGCCTACCGCGAGCACTACCCGCGCAACTTCCTCAACCGCTCGCGCGTCTTCCCCGGCGTGGAGCAGGTGCTGCGCACCCTGCGCGAGCGCGGCTACCTGCTGGCCGTGGCCACCACCAAGCGCAGCGACATGGCGCGGCGCTTCGTGGACGCCCTGGGACTGGGGCCGGTGCTGCACCACGTGCAGGGCACGGACGGCTTCCCCCACAAGCCAGCGCCCGACGTGCTCCACCGGGCGCTCGCCGCGCTGGGTACCCGAGGGCTGTGGATGGTGGGAGACACCACGCTGGACCTGCGCGCGGGTCAGGCCGCGGGCCTGCGCACCTACGGCGTCACGTGGGGCACCCACTCCCAGGAAGAGCTCGCCAGCGCCACGCCGGACGAGCTCCAGCCGGACCTGGAGCGCTTGCTGTCCCACCTGCCGCCGCGGGGCTGA